A genomic window from Blattabacterium cuenoti includes:
- the lipA gene encoding lipoyl synthase, producing MNVIKKKPNWIRVKFPIGKNYQNLQKLVSLHQLNTICQSGSCPNIGECWSKGVATFMILGNICTRSCRFCGVQTGRPKKVDWKEPEKVAKSIQILKIKHAVITSVNRDDLKDMGTSIWVKTIQIIRSRNPNITIETLIPDFKGDKKRIDQIINVHPEVISHNVETVSRLTKKIRIQAKYDRSLKVLKYIKKKNKNIRTKTGIMLGLGEKRKEILETMKDIKNSKVDILTIGQYLQPSFKHYPVHFFILPEEFKEYEEIGLKMGFKYVESGPLVRSSYHAEKHVK from the coding sequence ATGAATGTAATTAAAAAAAAACCTAATTGGATAAGAGTAAAATTTCCAATTGGAAAAAATTATCAAAATTTACAAAAATTAGTTTCTTTACATCAATTGAATACAATTTGTCAAAGTGGAAGTTGTCCTAATATAGGAGAATGTTGGAGTAAAGGAGTAGCTACTTTTATGATATTAGGAAATATTTGTACTAGATCTTGTCGATTTTGTGGAGTACAAACAGGACGTCCTAAAAAAGTGGATTGGAAAGAACCAGAAAAAGTAGCTAAATCTATTCAAATATTAAAAATTAAACATGCAGTTATAACTTCAGTGAATAGAGATGATTTAAAAGATATGGGAACTTCTATATGGGTAAAAACTATACAAATTATTAGATCTAGAAATCCAAATATTACAATAGAAACATTAATACCTGATTTTAAAGGAGATAAAAAAAGAATAGATCAAATCATCAATGTTCATCCAGAAGTAATTTCTCATAATGTAGAAACAGTTTCTAGATTAACAAAAAAAATACGTATTCAAGCTAAATACGATCGGAGTCTTAAAGTATTAAAATATATAAAGAAAAAAAATAAAAATATTAGAACAAAAACAGGTATTATGTTAGGGTTGGGAGAAAAAAGGAAAGAAATTTTAGAAACAATGAAAGATATTAAAAATTCTAAAGTAGATATTCTTACTATTGGACAATATTTACAACCTTCTTTCAAACACTATCCAGTACATTTTTTTATTTTACCAGAAGAATTTAAAGAATATGAAGAAATTGGATTAAAAATGGGATTTAAATATGTAGAAAGTGGACCATTAGTCCGTTCTTCTTATCATGCTGAAAAACATGTAAAATAA
- a CDS encoding Nif3-like dinuclear metal center hexameric protein: MEVLVKDISKILENFAPIEYAEDYDNIGLIIGSYNQKVTKILITLDITEKVIEESIYKKCNLIISFHPIFLKNSIKKLNGSTYLERLVISALKNDISIYVIHTNLDVIWQGTNSYISQILKLNRMKVLIPKIGTMKKLTTYVPVSFAKKVRNSLFDAGAGKISNYSRCSYNFDGLGSFMGNEKTKPVVGKKGKFHLEKETCINVLFPFHKLNRIKKALFKNHPYEEVPYEIYNIENINPYLGIGIIGYIEKKINESDFLFYLKKTFNLSCIKHSPFIGKKINKITMIAGAGSFGIEYALKEEAHVFISSDLKYHDFFKNENKILIVDIGHYESEQFNKNLLKDFLNKKFIHIPVYESKILTNPVQYFY; this comes from the coding sequence ATGGAAGTTTTAGTAAAAGATATTTCTAAAATTTTAGAAAATTTTGCTCCTATAGAATATGCAGAAGACTATGATAATATAGGATTAATTATTGGATCATATAATCAAAAAGTAACAAAAATTTTAATTACTTTAGATATTACGGAAAAAGTTATTGAAGAATCAATCTATAAAAAATGTAATTTAATTATATCTTTTCATCCTATTTTTTTAAAAAATTCAATAAAAAAGTTAAATGGATCTACTTATTTGGAAAGATTGGTTATTTCTGCATTAAAAAATGATATATCTATTTATGTTATTCATACTAATTTAGATGTTATATGGCAAGGTACTAATTCATATATATCTCAAATTCTAAAATTAAATAGAATGAAGGTTCTCATTCCTAAAATAGGAACTATGAAAAAATTAACGACATATGTTCCAGTTTCTTTTGCTAAAAAAGTTAGAAATTCTTTATTTGATGCAGGTGCTGGAAAAATTTCTAATTATAGTCGTTGTAGTTATAATTTTGATGGATTAGGTAGTTTCATGGGAAATGAAAAAACTAAACCTGTTGTTGGAAAAAAAGGAAAATTTCATTTAGAAAAAGAAACTTGTATTAATGTTCTTTTTCCATTTCATAAATTAAATAGAATTAAAAAAGCACTTTTTAAAAATCATCCTTATGAAGAAGTACCTTACGAAATTTATAATATTGAAAATATAAATCCCTATTTAGGAATAGGAATTATAGGATATATAGAAAAAAAAATAAATGAATCTGATTTTCTTTTTTATTTAAAAAAAACTTTTAATTTGTCATGTATTAAACATTCTCCATTTATTGGAAAAAAAATTAATAAAATAACGATGATAGCAGGGGCAGGAAGTTTTGGGATTGAATATGCTTTAAAAGAAGAGGCACATGTTTTTATATCATCTGATTTAAAATATCATGATTTTTTTAAAAATGAAAATAAAATTTTAATTGTAGATATAGGTCATTATGAATCTGAACAATTTAATAAAAATTTACTTAAAGATTTTTTGAATAAAAAATTTATTCATATTCCTGTTTATGAATCAAAAATTTTAACAAATCCAGTCCAATATTTTTATTAA
- a CDS encoding zinc ribbon domain-containing protein, giving the protein MRKKIQITVVNKLRILYNIQLIDTRIDEIQKFRINTPIEISSLEEEFKKFKKNLKTIQENIFSLKENILNKNKNIKSCDTFIQKYESQKNNIRNNKELYALNKEIDYQKLEIQLYKKKIKEINLKIKKNEILLKKEKKILKNKKEHLFQKKKELNKILLDNEKEEKILRKKYLLFSKKIDNNLFQTYKKIRNGVKNGVAIAPVQRGAPLGSYLAITPQKYSELIQRNKILIDEHSGRILIDGELAEAENKKYFMFSTKKKKK; this is encoded by the coding sequence ATGAGAAAAAAAATACAAATTACTGTTGTAAATAAATTAAGAATTTTATATAATATTCAATTAATAGATACTCGTATAGATGAAATACAAAAATTTCGTATAAATACTCCTATAGAAATTTCTAGTTTAGAAGAAGAATTTAAAAAATTTAAAAAAAATTTGAAAACTATTCAGGAAAATATTTTTTCTCTAAAAGAGAATATTTTAAACAAAAATAAAAATATTAAATCTTGCGATACATTTATACAAAAATATGAAAGTCAAAAAAATAATATAAGAAATAATAAAGAATTATATGCTCTAAATAAAGAAATTGATTATCAAAAATTAGAAATTCAATTATATAAAAAAAAAATAAAAGAAATTAATTTAAAAATTAAAAAAAATGAAATTCTTTTAAAAAAAGAAAAAAAAATATTAAAAAATAAAAAAGAACATCTTTTTCAGAAAAAAAAAGAATTGAATAAAATTCTTTTAGATAATGAAAAAGAAGAAAAAATTTTACGAAAAAAATATCTATTATTTTCTAAAAAAATAGATAATAATTTATTTCAAACTTATAAAAAAATCAGAAATGGAGTAAAAAATGGAGTAGCTATTGCTCCAGTTCAAAGAGGAGCTCCTTTAGGATCATATTTGGCTATTACCCCTCAAAAATATTCAGAACTTATACAAAGAAATAAAATTTTAATTGATGAACATAGTGGAAGAATATTAATAGACGGGGAATTAGCTGAAGCTGAAAATAAAAAATATTTTATGTTTTCAACAAAAAAAAAGAAAAAATAA
- a CDS encoding thioredoxin family protein, which translates to MVVTYSSNDIKIHIIKSFELLEPLSGIKKNMKFFFSEKATVIMFICNHCPYVKHINTELVHLANHYILKGVSFIAINSNDEKKYPEDSPKNMNKISHKLGYTFPYFFDEKQEVAKYYGAQCTPEFFIFNGIGHLCYHGKFDDSSPGNKLPVTGYNVKKILKTILKGIKITKIIQKPSYGCNIKWKT; encoded by the coding sequence ATGGTAGTAACCTATTCTTCTAATGATATTAAAATTCATATCATCAAAAGTTTTGAATTATTAGAACCTTTATCAGGTATAAAAAAAAATATGAAATTTTTTTTTTCTGAGAAAGCAACTGTTATTATGTTTATTTGTAATCATTGTCCATATGTAAAACATATTAATACAGAATTGGTCCATTTGGCTAATCATTATATATTAAAAGGAGTTTCTTTTATTGCTATAAATTCTAATGATGAAAAAAAATATCCAGAAGATTCTCCAAAAAATATGAATAAAATATCTCATAAATTAGGGTATACATTTCCTTATTTTTTTGATGAAAAACAAGAAGTAGCTAAATATTATGGAGCTCAATGTACTCCTGAATTTTTTATATTTAATGGGATAGGTCATTTATGTTATCATGGAAAATTTGATGATTCCAGTCCAGGAAATAAACTACCAGTTACAGGATATAATGTAAAAAAAATATTAAAAACTATTTTAAAAGGTATAAAAATTACTAAAATAATACAAAAACCTAGTTACGGATGTAATATTAAATGGAAAACATAA
- a CDS encoding DHH family phosphoesterase: protein MLFSNINGTKKKKIVLIPHMNPDGDALGSSLALLFYFRKLNHDVDLISPTEYSDFFRWLPGSNDIIILSEKTELLIKKKIVDSDYIFFIDFNNLSRIKNLKKFLFCSKAKKILIDHHPYPFYFDFMFSDITVAATSILVFRFISNMKNLDKIDKQIATCLYVGIITDTGFFRFPSVTSETHFIVGKLIEKGIDIENIYNHIHEKYNVNRLKILSKALKKLQVIDKYRTAYTSINSSDINFYSYQKGDTEGIITYGLKIKNIVFSVFFFEENERSPIRISFRSKGNFDVNIFARKHFGGGGHKNAAGGLLKTSLSESIEYFLNIIPNYYKNLMFSI, encoded by the coding sequence ATGTTATTTTCTAATATTAACGGAACAAAGAAAAAAAAAATTGTATTAATCCCACATATGAATCCAGATGGAGATGCTTTAGGTTCTTCTTTAGCTCTTTTATTTTATTTCAGAAAATTAAATCATGATGTAGATTTAATATCCCCTACAGAATATTCTGATTTTTTTAGATGGCTACCTGGGAGTAATGATATTATTATTTTGTCAGAAAAAACTGAATTATTAATTAAAAAAAAAATTGTAGATTCGGATTATATTTTTTTTATTGATTTTAATAATTTATCAAGAATAAAAAATTTAAAAAAATTTTTATTTTGTTCTAAAGCAAAAAAAATATTAATAGATCATCATCCATATCCCTTTTATTTTGATTTTATGTTTTCAGATATAACAGTAGCAGCTACGAGTATTTTAGTATTTAGATTTATATCTAATATGAAAAATTTAGATAAAATTGATAAACAAATAGCTACATGTTTATACGTTGGTATTATAACTGATACTGGTTTTTTTCGTTTTCCATCCGTAACTTCTGAAACTCATTTTATTGTTGGAAAATTAATAGAAAAAGGAATTGATATTGAAAATATATATAATCATATACACGAAAAATATAACGTAAATAGATTAAAAATTTTGTCAAAAGCATTGAAAAAATTACAAGTGATAGATAAATATAGAACTGCTTATACAAGTATTAATTCCTCAGATATTAATTTTTATTCTTATCAAAAAGGGGATACAGAAGGTATTATTACTTATGGTTTAAAAATAAAAAATATTGTTTTTTCTGTTTTCTTTTTTGAAGAAAATGAACGATCTCCAATTAGAATTTCTTTTCGTTCAAAAGGTAATTTTGATGTAAATATTTTTGCTAGAAAACATTTTGGAGGAGGAGGGCATAAAAATGCTGCAGGTGGTTTATTAAAAACAAGTTTATCCGAATCTATTGAATATTTTTTAAATATTATTCCTAATTATTATAAAAATCTTATGTTTTCCATTTAA
- a CDS encoding CCA tRNA nucleotidyltransferase yields MKLFSAIHQDIFRIISYSAQNIKQDCYVVGGYVRDFLLGIKSIKDLDILTIGEGIRLAKEVSKNIKNTSKINIFKRFGTAMLEYNNQKIEFVGSRKESYHLYSRNPIIKFGSLQEDQNRRDFTINALAISLNKKDYGKLIDPFGGLLDLKNKILRTPLNADITYSDDPLRMMRAIRFSTQLKFVIEKSSFKSIQKNKNRINIVSVERIIEEFHKILLTKKPSIGLLLLYKSGLLSIILPELTLLQGIEEKNGYKHKDNFDHTLQVVDNISKEEKNSLWLRWAALLHDIGKYYTKKFFPKIGWSFHAHEFVGSKMIPNIFQRLKLPKGKHMKYVKKMIQNSYRPISLLGTSISDSAIRRLLFDMGKDIEDLITLCIADITTKNIEKKNLYKKNFYSFIERIKKLEERDRIQNWKSPITGNDIMNSFYIKPCKKIGIIKNFIKESILEGKISNEFHSAYFLMLKKGEELGLKKKNLKKT; encoded by the coding sequence ATGAAATTATTTTCTGCTATTCATCAAGATATATTTCGCATTATTAGTTATTCTGCACAAAATATAAAACAAGATTGTTATGTAGTAGGAGGTTATGTTAGGGATTTTTTACTTGGAATAAAAAGTATTAAAGATTTAGATATTTTAACTATAGGGGAAGGAATTCGATTAGCTAAAGAAGTTTCGAAAAATATAAAAAATACTTCTAAAATAAATATTTTTAAACGTTTTGGAACTGCTATGTTAGAATATAATAATCAAAAAATAGAATTTGTAGGATCTAGAAAAGAATCGTATCATTTATATAGTAGAAATCCTATAATAAAATTTGGATCTTTACAAGAGGATCAAAATAGGAGAGATTTTACAATTAATGCTTTAGCTATTAGTTTAAATAAAAAAGATTATGGGAAATTGATTGATCCATTTGGAGGATTATTGGATTTAAAAAATAAAATTTTAAGAACACCTTTAAATGCCGATATTACTTATTCTGATGATCCTCTTAGAATGATGAGAGCTATCCGATTTTCTACTCAACTTAAATTTGTTATTGAAAAATCTTCATTTAAATCTATTCAAAAAAATAAAAATAGAATAAATATTGTTTCTGTAGAAAGAATTATAGAAGAATTTCATAAAATTCTTTTAACTAAAAAACCTTCTATAGGTTTATTATTATTATATAAATCTGGATTATTATCCATAATATTACCAGAACTTACTTTATTACAGGGAATAGAAGAAAAAAACGGATATAAACATAAAGATAATTTTGATCATACTTTGCAAGTAGTAGATAATATTAGTAAAGAAGAAAAAAATTCTCTTTGGTTAAGATGGGCTGCGTTGCTACATGATATAGGAAAATATTATACTAAAAAATTTTTTCCAAAAATAGGATGGTCTTTTCATGCACATGAATTTGTAGGATCCAAAATGATTCCAAATATATTTCAACGTTTAAAATTACCAAAAGGAAAACATATGAAATATGTAAAAAAAATGATACAAAATAGTTATAGACCTATTTCTTTATTAGGAACTAGTATTAGTGATTCTGCTATACGTCGATTATTATTTGATATGGGAAAAGATATTGAAGATTTGATTACATTATGTATAGCTGATATTACTACAAAAAATATAGAAAAAAAGAATTTATACAAAAAAAATTTCTATTCTTTTATAGAAAGAATTAAAAAATTAGAAGAGAGAGATCGTATACAAAACTGGAAATCACCTATCACAGGAAATGATATCATGAATAGTTTTTATATTAAACCATGTAAAAAAATAGGGATTATAAAAAATTTTATTAAGGAGTCTATTTTAGAAGGAAAAATATCAAATGAATTTCATTCTGCTTATTTTTTGATGTTAAAAAAAGGAGAGGAATTAGGGTTAAAAAAAAAGAATTTAAAAAAAACATAG
- a CDS encoding L-threonylcarbamoyladenylate synthase: MFFDEEIEKSTNFLKKGKILLYPTDTVWGLGCDIFNLKSIEKIYKIKNRNFSKSMIILVESMDRLYELVKDIPDIVIEILKNYHNKKKPITIVYENPRKIIYNCLKNNIDNTVAIRLTMDPFCTRLIHHLNRPIVSTSANLSGDTTPHSFSEINPDILNKIDYAVNFRRKEKAIYSNSSILKIVSNKVKIIRK; encoded by the coding sequence ATGTTTTTTGACGAAGAAATAGAAAAAAGTACAAATTTTTTAAAAAAAGGAAAAATTTTATTATATCCTACAGATACTGTATGGGGTTTAGGATGTGATATATTTAATTTAAAATCTATAGAAAAAATATATAAAATAAAAAATAGAAATTTTTCTAAATCTATGATTATTTTAGTAGAATCTATGGATCGTTTATACGAATTAGTAAAGGATATTCCTGATATAGTTATAGAAATTCTTAAAAATTATCATAATAAAAAGAAACCTATTACTATAGTATATGAAAATCCTCGTAAAATAATTTATAATTGCTTAAAAAATAATATAGATAATACTGTAGCTATTCGTTTAACAATGGATCCATTTTGTACTCGTTTAATTCATCATTTAAATAGACCGATAGTCTCTACTTCTGCTAATTTATCAGGAGATACGACTCCTCATTCATTTTCTGAAATTAATCCAGATATTTTAAATAAAATTGATTATGCTGTAAATTTTCGTAGAAAAGAAAAAGCTATCTATAGTAATTCTTCTATTTTAAAAATTGTTTCAAATAAAGTAAAAATAATACGTAAGTAA
- a CDS encoding 2,3,4,5-tetrahydropyridine-2,6-dicarboxylate N-succinyltransferase, protein MKLNKLKLSIENAWNHKEKLEYHLKNDVIYVINQIDKGNIRVSEFLNGKWRINEWVKKAIIMYFSIQKMNLIELGPLEFYDKIPVKNKFKKKGIRVVPPAVARYGSYISTGVILMPSYVNIGAYIGEGTMIDTWATVGSCAQIGSRVHISGGVGIGGVLEPIQASPVIIEDDVFIGSRCILVEGVIIQKEAVLGANVVLTSSTKIFDVSNENSILMKGVIPPSSVVIPGTYPKKFPSGIYHIPCALIIGKRKESTNKKTSLNEVLRTHHLF, encoded by the coding sequence ATGAAATTAAATAAACTAAAATTATCAATAGAAAATGCTTGGAATCATAAGGAAAAATTAGAATATCATTTAAAAAATGATGTAATATATGTGATTAATCAAATAGATAAAGGAAATATAAGAGTATCAGAATTTTTAAATGGAAAATGGAGAATAAATGAATGGGTTAAAAAAGCTATTATTATGTATTTTTCTATTCAAAAAATGAATTTAATAGAATTGGGCCCTTTAGAATTTTATGATAAAATTCCGGTAAAAAATAAATTTAAAAAAAAAGGAATTCGTGTAGTTCCCCCCGCAGTAGCACGTTACGGATCTTATATTTCTACAGGAGTGATTCTTATGCCTTCTTATGTTAATATTGGAGCCTATATAGGAGAAGGAACTATGATAGATACATGGGCTACGGTAGGTAGTTGTGCTCAAATTGGAAGTCGTGTTCATATCAGTGGTGGAGTTGGAATAGGAGGAGTTTTAGAACCTATACAAGCTTCTCCAGTTATTATTGAAGATGATGTTTTTATTGGATCTAGATGTATTTTAGTAGAAGGAGTAATTATACAAAAAGAAGCTGTTTTAGGAGCTAATGTAGTTTTAACCTCTTCTACTAAAATTTTTGATGTTTCTAATGAAAATTCTATTTTAATGAAAGGAGTTATTCCTCCATCATCTGTAGTTATACCTGGAACATATCCTAAAAAATTTCCTTCAGGAATATATCATATTCCATGTGCACTAATTATTGGAAAAAGAAAAGAAAGTACTAATAAAAAAACTTCTTTAAATGAAGTATTAAGAACGCATCATTTATTTTAA
- the ruvX gene encoding Holliday junction resolvase RuvX — MTKILGIDYGKIITGLSITDNKKIFSFGLTAIFTKNLMNFLDIIMYNSPIEKIVIGLPKTLQNKNSALEKYIKKFIYKFHKKYPNIIIERLDERFTSKMAFITMIELGLKKKQRRNKGILNQISATIILQSYLIKNLKNKKKLS; from the coding sequence ATGACAAAAATATTGGGAATAGATTACGGCAAGATTATAACAGGATTATCTATAACAGATAATAAAAAAATATTTTCTTTTGGACTAACAGCTATTTTTACTAAGAATTTAATGAATTTTTTAGATATTATTATGTATAATTCCCCTATAGAAAAAATTGTTATTGGTCTTCCTAAAACTTTACAAAATAAAAATTCTGCATTAGAAAAATATATTAAAAAATTTATTTATAAATTTCATAAAAAATATCCTAATATTATAATAGAACGATTGGATGAACGTTTTACATCTAAAATGGCTTTTATTACTATGATTGAATTAGGATTAAAAAAAAAACAAAGAAGAAATAAAGGAATTTTAAATCAAATTAGTGCTACCATTATTTTACAATCTTATCTTATTAAAAATTTGAAAAATAAAAAAAAATTATCATGA
- the def gene encoding peptide deformylase, with protein MILPIVFYGNPILRKKSIEIDIHSCRRTINTLINDMFETIDKVQGIGLAAPQIGKNIRIFIIKTPFYNKNQDIINNYEEVFINAKIIKIYGELCNFNEGCLSIPGIMGYVKRKSHIIIEYYDHNWEKKKKTLQGICSRVIQHEYDHIEGKLFIDYFSSIKKRKIEKKLINFFK; from the coding sequence ATGATCTTACCTATAGTTTTTTATGGAAATCCTATTTTAAGAAAAAAATCTATAGAGATAGATATTCATTCTTGTAGAAGAACAATTAATACATTAATTAATGATATGTTTGAAACTATAGATAAAGTACAAGGAATAGGTTTAGCTGCTCCTCAAATAGGAAAAAATATACGAATTTTTATCATAAAAACTCCTTTTTACAATAAAAATCAGGATATAATAAATAATTATGAAGAAGTTTTTATTAACGCTAAAATAATAAAAATATACGGAGAATTATGTAATTTTAATGAAGGATGTCTTAGTATTCCTGGAATTATGGGATATGTTAAAAGAAAATCTCATATAATAATAGAATATTATGATCATAATTGGGAAAAAAAGAAAAAAACTTTACAAGGTATATGTTCTAGAGTTATACAACATGAATATGATCATATTGAAGGAAAACTTTTTATAGATTATTTTTCTTCTATTAAAAAAAGAAAAATAGAAAAAAAGCTTATCAATTTTTTTAAATAA
- the rplT gene encoding 50S ribosomal protein L20: MPRSTNSVNSRRKRKKILKLARGFYGARSKVYTVAKNAVEKSFVYAFSSRKKKKRDFRSLWIQRINAEVRKYGISYSQFIKKLYNNNIHINRKYLADFAMNDPQSFKKIIDNIL; this comes from the coding sequence ATGCCAAGATCTACTAATTCTGTAAATTCTAGACGAAAACGTAAAAAAATATTAAAATTAGCAAGAGGATTTTATGGAGCTAGAAGTAAGGTTTATACAGTAGCTAAAAATGCTGTAGAGAAATCATTTGTATATGCTTTTTCAAGTAGAAAAAAAAAGAAAAGAGATTTTAGATCTCTTTGGATTCAACGTATTAATGCTGAAGTACGAAAGTATGGAATATCTTATTCTCAATTTATAAAAAAATTATATAATAATAATATTCATATTAATAGGAAATATCTTGCAGATTTTGCTATGAATGATCCTCAGTCTTTCAAAAAAATCATAGATAATATTTTGTGA
- the rpmI gene encoding 50S ribosomal protein L35 — translation MPKLKTKSGSKKRFKKTASGYIKKKHAFKNHLLTKKNKKRKRKLSKFSLLKRSDQKNIKKQL, via the coding sequence ATGCCGAAATTAAAAACAAAATCAGGATCAAAAAAAAGATTTAAAAAAACAGCAAGTGGTTATATCAAAAAAAAACATGCGTTTAAAAATCATCTTTTAACTAAAAAAAATAAAAAAAGGAAACGTAAACTTTCTAAATTTTCTTTATTAAAAAGATCAGATCAAAAAAATATAAAAAAACAACTATAA
- the infC gene encoding translation initiation factor IF-3: MYRTFTKKKEHHRINQYIDSHQIRLVGKDIEKGIISIKEALQLAMDQELDLVEINPKVNPPVCKILDYKKFLYEQKKKKKQFKAKQIKVNTKEIRFGPQIGDHDGKVKIRSAEKFLMRGDKVKVFVFFKGRSIVYKDQGKIKLLKFAEEIEEYGKVEQMPVMEGKRMYMILAPKKF; this comes from the coding sequence ATATATCGTACATTTACAAAAAAAAAGGAGCATCATCGTATTAATCAATATATTGATTCTCATCAGATACGGTTAGTAGGGAAGGATATTGAAAAAGGAATTATATCAATTAAAGAAGCTCTTCAATTAGCAATGGATCAAGAATTAGATTTAGTAGAGATCAATCCTAAAGTTAATCCTCCAGTATGTAAGATATTGGATTATAAAAAATTTTTATATGAACAAAAGAAAAAAAAGAAACAATTTAAAGCGAAACAAATTAAAGTAAATACTAAAGAAATTAGATTTGGTCCTCAAATAGGAGATCATGATGGGAAAGTTAAGATTAGGAGTGCTGAAAAATTTTTAATGCGGGGTGATAAAGTAAAAGTTTTTGTTTTCTTTAAAGGGCGTTCAATTGTATATAAAGATCAAGGTAAAATAAAATTGCTAAAATTTGCAGAAGAAATTGAAGAATATGGAAAAGTCGAACAAATGCCGGTGATGGAAGGAAAAAGAATGTACATGATTTTAGCTCCAAAAAAGTTTTAA
- the thrS gene encoding threonine--tRNA ligase: MDKSLVLKNTNIDHRSIGKKLKFFIFSDRVGTGLPLWLPRGTIFRKNLEKFLTDIQKKHGYEMIITPHIGHKKLYIRSGHWNKYGKDSFQPIKTPRKEEEFLLKPMNCPHHCEVYRSQEWSYRDLPKRFAEFGTVYRYEKSGELNGLTRVRCFTQDDAHIFCTYDQLLEEFKKVIHLVFYVFRCLGFLDYTVRVSLRDPKKKGDNYYIGSEKNWKNAENAILTAVKEEKINASIHYGEAAFYGPKLDFLFKDSLNRNWQLGTIQVDYNLPERFDLYYKGKNNEKNRPVMIHRAPFGSLERLIAIIIEHTKGNIPLWLVPYQAVILPISNKYMIYAKKILNLMLDYNIRVFIDSRNEKINKKIRDSEENKIPYMIILGDKEEKNEMISLRRHNVGHLGIFTISNGIDAIFKESNSFK, encoded by the coding sequence ATGGATAAATCTTTAGTTTTAAAAAATACTAATATAGATCACAGATCAATAGGAAAAAAATTAAAATTTTTTATTTTTTCTGATAGAGTAGGAACAGGATTGCCATTATGGTTACCTAGAGGAACTATTTTTAGAAAAAATTTAGAAAAATTTTTAACTGATATTCAAAAAAAACATGGATATGAAATGATTATTACTCCTCATATTGGACATAAAAAATTATATATTAGAAGTGGACATTGGAATAAATATGGAAAAGATAGTTTTCAACCCATTAAAACCCCTCGGAAAGAAGAAGAATTTTTATTAAAACCTATGAATTGTCCTCATCATTGTGAAGTTTATCGTTCACAAGAATGGTCATATAGAGATCTTCCTAAAAGGTTTGCTGAATTTGGAACAGTATATCGATATGAAAAAAGTGGAGAATTGAATGGTTTGACAAGGGTCAGATGTTTTACCCAAGATGATGCACATATTTTTTGTACATATGATCAGCTTTTAGAAGAATTTAAAAAAGTAATACATTTAGTTTTTTATGTTTTTCGTTGTCTTGGTTTTTTAGATTATACAGTTAGAGTTTCCCTTAGAGATCCTAAAAAAAAAGGGGATAATTATTATATTGGATCAGAAAAAAATTGGAAAAATGCTGAAAATGCTATTTTAACAGCTGTAAAAGAAGAAAAAATAAATGCTTCTATTCATTATGGAGAAGCTGCTTTTTATGGTCCAAAATTAGATTTTTTATTTAAAGATTCTTTAAATAGAAATTGGCAATTAGGAACTATTCAAGTAGATTATAATCTCCCGGAAAGATTTGATTTATATTATAAAGGAAAAAATAATGAAAAAAATCGTCCAGTAATGATACATCGGGCTCCTTTTGGTTCATTAGAACGTCTTATAGCGATTATAATTGAACATACAAAAGGAAATATCCCATTATGGTTAGTTCCATATCAGGCGGTAATACTTCCTATCAGTAATAAATATATGATATATGCAAAAAAAATTTTAAATTTAATGTTAGATTATAATATTCGTGTTTTTATTGATAGTAGAAATGAAAAAATTAATAAAAAAATTAGAGATTCAGAAGAAAATAAAATTCCTTATATGATTATTTTGGGAGATAAAGAGGAAAAAAATGAAATGATTTCATTAAGACGTCATAATGTTGGTCATTTAGGTATTTTTACTATTTCTAATGGAATAGATGCTATTTTTAAAGAAAGTAACTCATTTAAATAA